A segment of the Microthrixaceae bacterium genome:
GTCGGTCAGGGGTACCTCATCAGCAGACCGTTGAATTTCGATGCGCTCGTTCGGTTCCTCGCAGATCGCGCCGAGTTCGGTCAGCCGCCGTGGGTCATTGAACGAAGTCAGGAAGCGGACACGACGTCGAGCCAGCGTTGAGCTCGTTCAACACCGCGTTGGCATCGCCTTGAAGGCGAGCGACGGGAATGTCGCCATCGTCGAGGCTGTGATGCAGTTCGATCGTGTCGTAGCCGGACCCCAACGAGGCACCGAGCCGCGCGACATCGATCAGTTCCGTCGAGGCGCTGAGCGTCACCGCCTGGGATCCACTCCACGCAACCCGCTCCAGTTGCAGCAGGTTCCACCACCGCGAGCGAAGGCGCGCGACGACCGACTCCAGCAGCACACGTTGGTTCTCCTGGCGGTTGTCGTCGGAGCCCTCCACGCTGACCCAGCGACCATCGACGAGGTGCTCCATGTGCCGCGAACGGGCCCATGCCACGGCCTCGATCCCATCGAGCAGGGTGGTGCCCTCCTCCAACGAAAGCCCGGTGGCCCGATCCCGCGAGGGGTGCTCGGCGCTCACCTCCACTCCGCCAAGCCCATCGACGATGTCGGCCACACCGGCGAAATCGACGACCGCAGCATGGTCGATCTCGATTCCCAACGTCCGACAGAGGCTGTTGAGGGTGCTGGCGGGGCCGTCGAGCAGGGTCAGCGCCAGTCGGTCGGCGCCCACCCCGGCGCGAAAGACCACGAGATCCCGCGGGATCGACACCACCAGAGCCGACGCCCGATCGCGACGCTTTTGGACCACGATCAGCGCGTCTGCCCGGCGCCCGGGCACCGCGTTGGAATCGCCGAACGCTGCGACGTTCGCGCCGACCGGCACCGCGCCACGATCGTCGGAACCGATGAACAACCAGGTGTCCGCCGAGTCGCTCGCCAACGCTGTCACCATCGGTTCGCGGTCCACCCGGTGCCACAACACCCCGGTGTTCAGGCCCGCGACCGCCAGCGTGGCAGCACTCGCGATCGCGACCCATCGTCGAAACCGCGGGGCCGCCGATGCCACCGGCCTGCCGTCCGCGACCGCCACCGACCGGTCGCGATCTGCGGTCTGGTAACGGCCCGCACCGTCGATCGGAGGTGGCGGGAACAGCGTGACGAGGTGACCGAGCACCTCGTCGACGAAGGCGGTCGGCCACCACGCTGAGAGGGTTTCGCCCGTCTCAAGTCGCAACTCGATCTCGAGAAGTCCGTCCACCGGTTCGGCGAAGGCATCGAGCGCCACGACCCGGCGAAGATCGATGTGTTGTGCCCCTCCTCCTGCGCTGTCCCAGAGGAGAATCGAGAGCCGTTGCGGCGACGCTGCGAACCCACACTCGGTCCAGGTTCCATCGGACCTGCGAGCCCACCCGACGGTCATCGGAGATTGATCAGTCGTGTAGCGACGGTGAAGCGACACGACGGCGGACCCCAACCATCACCGAGGCGCCCAGGCACATCACGCCGAGCGCGATCAACAGGAGTTCGACCGACGATGCACCGGTGAACGCAATCGGCGATGCACCGCCTCCCGTACCGCTGGATCCGCCGGTGCCTCGCTGGGACGACTCCGAGCGAACCGCGACCGCGGTCGGTTGCGAGGTCGACGTGGGCGAGGTGTTGGGCAGGAGGCTCGACGTGGTGGTGGTCGGGCTATCGGTTGCTTCGGTCGACCCCGGGGACGTGGTCGAGGTGGCACCGGCGGGCGTCGTAGTGGTCGTGGTCGACGAGGTCGATGAGGTCGATGAATCGGACCGAGCGATCCGTCCCGCTGCGCTCAGCGCTCGCGGCCGATGCGACGTGGATGTCGCGTTGATCGCCCACATGTGGTGATCCCCGACGGGGGTCGCGGCCGGCACCGTCACCTCGGCGTCGACCTTGCCGGACCCGTTTGCGGTCGTCGAAAGCAGCACCACTGGATCTGAGTACAACACGATCGTCACTTGCTCCCCGGGGGCCCATCCCTCGCCGCGAACTCGTGCGTTTGCGCCCGGAGCGATCACCTCAGGCGTGATTTCAAGGTCGCCGTCAGACGCTGGCGGGTTGGGCCCCGGCCGCACCACGACCTCGGCCGGTGCGTAGTAGAACCCTGCTCCGTTGTACCCGTTGTACCCGTTGTACCCGTTGTAGCCGTTGTAGCC
Coding sequences within it:
- a CDS encoding LCP family protein; translation: MTVGWARRSDGTWTECGFAASPQRLSILLWDSAGGGAQHIDLRRVVALDAFAEPVDGLLEIELRLETGETLSAWWPTAFVDEVLGHLVTLFPPPPIDGAGRYQTADRDRSVAVADGRPVASAAPRFRRWVAIASAATLAVAGLNTGVLWHRVDREPMVTALASDSADTWLFIGSDDRGAVPVGANVAAFGDSNAVPGRRADALIVVQKRRDRASALVVSIPRDLVVFRAGVGADRLALTLLDGPASTLNSLCRTLGIEIDHAAVVDFAGVADIVDGLGGVEVSAEHPSRDRATGLSLEEGTTLLDGIEAVAWARSRHMEHLVDGRWVSVEGSDDNRQENQRVLLESVVARLRSRWWNLLQLERVAWSGSQAVTLSASTELIDVARLGASLGSGYDTIELHHSLDDGDIPVARLQGDANAVLNELNAGSTSCPLPDFVQ